Below is a genomic region from Pseudomonas berkeleyensis.
CCATCTTAAGCGGAGAAGGGGACAAAGCGGAGAAGGGGACAGATTTATTTTCGGCTGCCGGTGATGCGGGGCAATAAATAAATCTGTCCCCTTTTCTCGAGCGGATGCAGCGAGTGCCAGTTGTGGAAAACTACTTGCCGATGCACTTTTAGCCCGGGAAAGCTTTGCACCTTATAGAGGGACGCCGGAATGGAATGCGCAGATAAACGATGATCCGGCGCTGCAGCAGTATAGCTTTGAGCGTGAGGTTCAGAGCATCACCAACGCGCTTGCGCAGACGCCGCAGACTACGCCGGAACTGAAGCGGCTGGTTGAGGCTATTGTTGGATTTGGAGCTGACTTCACACCAGTCGGCGATGTAAAGGCGCTTATTGAGGCTGAAACACCTTTTGATTACCTGATGGCTTCAGTCGGGGTGGTGCCGGGCGTGGGGGATGCCGCTGTACTGGGTATCAAAAAAGCCAAAGACCTGTTCAAGGAGGGTAAGGTTGCAGAATCTGCAAAAGTGTTGGAGGATTTGTCGGGTGGGGCAAAAGCGACTGGAAAGGATTATGTCGATATTCTTTCCCCTGAAGCTAAAAAACATATTTTGTATGGCGACAAGCCTGGAAGTGGTGGCCATATGTGGCCAGGTCAACCAGGGAAGACAGTTTTCCCTCAGAGTTGGTCGGCAGATAAAATAGTTCACGAGGTTGGCGACATTGCGACGTCTCCTAATACCAAGTGGTACGCCCAAACAGGAACTGGCGGGATTTATACAAGCAAAGGCGATCCTGCCAAATGGGTTGCTTATGAAGTGCGTGACGGAGTTCGTATGCGTGTTGTTTACCAGCCAGCTACAGGCAAGGTGGTCACGGCCTTTCCCGACAATGCACCAATTCCACCCTATAAGCCCATAAAGTAGGTCTCTATGTACGCTGATCGTATTGTAAAATTTGGAGAGCGATTCCAGGGGCGGCTAGATTCTACGCTGCTTCAGGGAGCATTAGATTATGTCGGATATAGTGAAGAGAGCCTGGCTTTCGAGATTTTGTGTGACCATATTTGCGAATATGATGTATCTATAAGTGATGAGGAATATGCCGAGGCTATTCAATTAGCCTTGGATATGGGGTTCTCTTTGGAAGAGGGGCCATTCAGGCATCTGAAGGGCTTGAAGTCATAGATTTACAGTTGGTGCAAAAGCAACTGCTAGCGCGCTGCCATCTAAGTTGCCGGAGAACCTCACTGGTTACGCCAATCCAGCAGACATTAAGTTCACTCAGAATAGTGTTTCGAACACCTTCAAG
It encodes:
- a CDS encoding MafI family immunity protein, with protein sequence MYADRIVKFGERFQGRLDSTLLQGALDYVGYSEESLAFEILCDHICEYDVSISDEEYAEAIQLALDMGFSLEEGPFRHLKGLKS